A single region of the Leishmania panamensis strain MHOM/PA/94/PSC-1 chromosome 21 sequence genome encodes:
- a CDS encoding argonaut-like protein, putative (TriTrypDB/GeneDB-style sysID: LpmP.21.0440), with protein MWPLLRSSPVVASFTIIAPAAKGQSRYTVCSIARGAVAICVCLRYYHRYSNGQRSVTSVPAANGNGRWNHGRARSSSALPPQHQSKEQDGQLQPYCSQQRRGESLAAAKEPSAGLVNTCPTFWSQPVQHVAAATLKRHHTFERARDRKSRPLVRRNIRAEGVVSNLFPLHLHCTDASGPDRPRGAPVTRTHIYIYEVYVTRLTAPQRGGSAASGSSAVAAASGGAQASGLAPGERRVPPGQAWRAVERFLRHRYARAAAALLPPLVQVGSKVYAAAPLPANTLVLPNTYFDIGWKTAVLRLQRRCRFTELPPSELQMLLNKIVPEVARAAQQEQRRKMGTPTDFIEVVQGKTGKLACTTQGVSAGGLRMYRGVLVQAVFVDNSAALDTNTADTREDQVVGETRTSSPVSTTAGSVSGTKPPIDSSPCPIATRHLGDTPVGLTDAAAAVHFQVVTFLRAFTYHGTSAESYRIRDASGVYLASLWAPTQPRSLAVGAVYAAAPVRIREFAERGSARLIEFLSDTTLTLISASTITAPTSLGSGSGATPEASRLPGQPCLKIDTKGTVASEVSLWEEVLQHFGHGLYDEAAQQRIRKSVQGIPVVISYSLRQSIVRDVRFDSDVLLGAAAADTRFLAAENGKGRLEGAPFPSPASPKDDDAAAGGQASEHLGTPMLCVREPRLLPLMPYLDSQQPCAVLTDHTIVPLQVLHCCFDPRMRGWQETGVSVLSLLPQQRVEMLNSIHTLLAAGLQRWGIGLAASPYRTKALSLLPAPMKCVVPQRKPAAGLAKPTAATFPTTIAVIGVTGPRCTAEQSRRIRLTAQHLAQYFRTGFVSTVADESAAVQYVHEQLMHTLAATAGPPSQPTASLKDPDTSVILVTNEMGTRATRWLKVECMCRGVHFIAIPASSNPKRLNLVGAQLRQRIATQFELNPLRGIDLRGELPVLGRRHVLILGVDSCHTNTHSVGAIVGILSTPAGNSLLSFFWRHDARGREAQHVAKHFRGILANAVALSGRVDEVVVFQDGDVFSELVGLKEVLTAQVPTCGLTFMCLHKRCNVRFMHASPGQDGSIATQRHASAVAGKSGDCEEAEGCSGDNVFHNIVKGVVIPALTTVPLDHQPAANSFYLQTHESCMSTTRIVQYTVHHVSPSLDVADVQHIANIMANVLAPQATKLPMATRCAHRLADQAERLLDAVPQLTADMIPRPLCNRLWFL; from the coding sequence ATGTggccgctgcttcgctccAGCCCTGTCGTTGCCTCCTTCACAATCATAGCGCCAGCCGCAAAGGGTCAGTCCCGATACACCGTCTGTAGCATTGCGCGAGGCGCTGTTGCTATTTGTGTTTGTCTCCGCTACTACCACCGCTACTCCAACGGGCAGCGAAGTGTCACCTCTGTGCCTGCAGCCAATGGTAACGGTCGTTGGAATCATGGCCGCGCTCGTTCGTCGTCTGCACTTCCGCCGCAGCATCAATCGAAGGAGCAGGatgggcagctgcagccgtaCTGcagtcagcagcggcgaggtgAGTCGCTTGCGGCAGCCAAGGAGCCCTCCGCCGGACTGGTCAACACCTGCCCTACCTTCTGGTCACAGCCCGTGCAGCATGTGGCGGCGGCTACACTAAAACGGCACCACACATTCGAGCGCGCACGGGACAGGAAGTCGCGGCCTCTCGTCCGCCGCAACATCCGCGCGGAGGGCGTCGTCTCCAACCTCTTCCCGCTCCACTTACATTGCACTGATGCGTCGGGCCCAGACCGTCCCCGCGGCGCGCCAgtgacgcgcacgcacattTACATCTATGAGGTGTACGTGACGCGACTGACGGCACCacagcgaggaggcagcgctgcgagcGGCTCCTCTGCGGTAGCGGCGGCGAGTGGCGGCGCGCAAGCGAGTGGACTGGCGCCGGGGGAGCGGCGCGTTCCACCTGGACAGGCGTGGCGTGCGGTGGAGCGGTTCCTGCGCCACCGGTACGCcagggcagccgcagcgctaCTGCCGCCCCTGGTGCAGGTGGGGAGCAAGGTGTACGCAGCGGCCCCTCTCCCAGCCAACACACTGGTGCTACCGAACACATACTTTGATATTGGCTGGAAGACAGCAGTGCTacgcctgcagcgcaggtgccgctTCACTGAACTGCCACCAAGCGAGTTGCAGATGCTGCTGAATAAGATCGTTCCCGAGGTGGCACGCGCAGCTCAGCAGGAGCAACGGCGGAAAATGGGCACCCCAACAGACTTCATTGAGGTGGTGCAAGGGAAGACTGGCAAGCTAGCGTGCACGACGCAGGGCGTGTCAGCTGGTGGGTTGCGGATGTATCGAGGTGTGCTGGTACAGGCCGTCTTTGTGGACAACTCGGCTGCGCTCGACACTAACACAGCAGATACGAGGGAGGATCAGGTGGTGGGAGAAACACGCACTTCCAGTCCAGTGTCAACCACAGCAGGCTCTGTTAGCGGCACCAAACCCCCTATTGACTCAAGCCCCTGCCCCATCGCCACTCGCCACCTCGGCGACACCCCGGTGGGCCTcaccgacgccgcagcggcagtgcactTCCAAGTGGTCACTTTCCTCCGCGCTTTCACCTACCACGGAACTTCTGCCGAGAGCTACCGAATCCGCGACGCCTCAGGCGTGTACTTGGCCTCGCTCTGGGCCCCCACACAGCCACGCTCACTGGCAGTTGGCGCGGTCTACGCGGCTGCTCCTGTGCGCATTCGCGAGTTTGCTGAACGCGGCAGTGCCCGGCTCATCGAGTTCCTCAGCGATACCACTCTCACCCTCATCTCTGccagcaccatcaccgcgCCAACCAGcctcggcagtggcagcggcgccacaccGGAGGCGAGTCGTCTTCCTGGTCAGCCGTGCCTGAAGATTGACACGAAGGGCACGGTAGCGTCTGAGGTGTCGCTTTGGGAAGAAGTGCTTCAGCACTTCGGCCACGGGCTGTACGATGAGGCggcccagcagcgcattcGCAAGTCCGTCCAAGGCATTCCTGTCGTCATCTCGTACTCACTGCGCCAGAGCATTGTGCGTGACGTCCGCTTCGACAGTGACGTGTTgctgggtgctgctgcggccgatACGCGTTTCCTCGCCGCTGAGAACGGTAAGGGGCGATTGGAAGGCgcgcccttcccctcccccgcctcccccaaggacgacgacgccgcggcaggGGGTCAGGCGAGTGAGCACTTGGGTACGCCGATGCTGTGCGTACGCGAACCGCGCCTTCTGCCGCTGATGCCTTACCTTGACTCGCAGCAACCGTGCGCCGTTCTCACGGATCACACGATTGTGCCACTACAGGTgttgcactgctgcttcgaTCCTCGCATGCGTGGGTGGCAGGAAACTGGCGTTTCCGTGCTGTCCCTCttgccacagcagcgcgtggaGATGCTGAACTCGATTCACACGCTCCTCGCGGCCGgcctgcagcggtggggcATTGGCCTGGCGGCCAGCCCCTATCGAACCAaggcgctctctcttctgcccgCCCCCATGAAGTGCGTCGTGCCGCAGAGGAAACCGGCCGCCGGCCTCGCAAAGCCAACTGCCGCCACGTTTCCCACCACGATTGCTGTCATTGGCGTCACTGGACCGCGATGCACGGCGGAGCAGTCGCGGCGTATCAGACTCACAGCTCAGCACTTGGCGCAGTACTTCCGCACAGGATTTGTGTCAACCGTCGCGGACGAAAGCGCTGCCGTCCAGTATGTGCACGAGCAGCTCATGCACACGctggctgccactgctggccCACCCAGCCAACCAACCGCCTCCTTAAAGGACCCGGACACCTCGGTGATTCTCGTCACCAATGAGATGGGCACACGGGCGACGCGGTGGCTCAAAGTGGAGTGCATGTGCCGTGGGGTACACTTTATCGCCATTCCCGCGTCGTCGAACCCGAAGCGACTCAACCTCGTAGgcgcacagctgcggcagcgtaTAGCGACTCAGTTCGAACTGAACCCGCTACGCGGCATTGACCTGCGCGGGGAGCTGCCAGTGCTGGGCCGCCGACACGTGTTGATTCTTGGGGTAGACTCGTGCCACACGAACACGCACAGCGTTGGCGCAATCGTCGGCATCCTCAGCACCCCGGCCGGCAACAGCCTGTTGTCTTTCTTTTGGCGGCACGACGCACGTGGGCGCGAGGCGCAGCACGTCGCGAAACACTTCCGCGGTATTCTGGCGAACGCCGTGGCGCTTTCTGGCAGGGTGGACGAGGTGGTGGTCTTCCAAGATGGCGACGTCTTCAGCGAGCTGGTCGGACTGAAGGAGGTGCTCACGGCGCAGGTGCCCACGTGCGGCCTTACCTTCATGTGTCTACACAAGCGTTGCAATGTACGCTTCATGCACGCCTCACCAGGGCAAGACGGCAGCATTGCGACGCAGAGACACGCCTCTGCGGTTGCCGGGAAAAGCGGCGACTGCGAAGAAGCGGAGGGCTGCAGTGGGGACAACGTCTTTCACAACATCGTGAAGGGAGTCGTTATTCCCGCTCTGACGACAGTGCCGCTGGATCACCAGCCCGCCGCCAACTCCTTTTACCTACAAACGCACGAGTCGTGTATGTCAACGACACGTATAGTGCAGTACACCGTCCACCACGTGAGCCCCTCCCTCGACGTAGCAGATGTGCAGCATATCGCCAATATCATGGCGAACGTGCTGGCGCCGCAGGCAACAAAGCTGCCCATGGCCACCCGATGTGCACACCGGCTGGCTGATCAAGCGGAGCGCCTGCTCGATGCAGTCCCGCAGCTCACAGCAGACATGATTCCGCGGCCACTGTGCAACCGCCTGTGGTTCCTCTAG
- a CDS encoding ferredoxin NADP+ reductase-like protein (TriTrypDB/GeneDB-style sysID: LpmP.21.0450) has protein sequence MFAPTLAITRALNTKVSWALPRTLALSAPVRWCSSKGGSSNGTEHRAGGSDTENASSASASAPNPSTVGTTAPKRRVQIAVVGSGPSGCFVASYLVKKHRELHVDIFERLPVPFGLCRYGVSPDHPEIRNVEKQMMELFQGGRVTWVGNVSIGKEIPLQALLAHYAAVVFATGADGSKKLGLPGEDLGGVISARSFVEYYNTLPFPYGSPHFCPFDLERTKRAVVIGNGNVAMDVVRVLGGSYRYFSTTDMNCMCIKELMKNQVEHISVVARRGVEHSAFATAEFRELTKYQKDRVKVEVDYFDLNAAVAAMPVGKVMRAHKRMMEFVHQHVLTSEETAAEAVQLATDAQGVPLPCAVAASTAPSPAEPSATATALECGMGRPQRENRGPCRLRFRFNLTPVAILPSRHHKNYVGGVLFKKTHAEAPSKAAADADGYCVVPCDLVMTSIGYRSDSIADVPFDHRTGVIDNEKGRVKGMPRVYCAGWAKNGAKGIILHSVVDAQETAATILADMEAGVIPTEPTAQPGEAEGAAAAVRSSSADAADAEPVVVLSFGSGNSTSHRQAAGAAATTMLGKYGLVDYFVTKKLQPVSIAGLQRILNVEHQRGVDLGKKAEKIGTVRDMLDVALGGDVGKKADERIRGITPVRSDAMLYLKELLDDDTDLAAFARQVARDVPHKLSQQHPLGRIAPNQL, from the coding sequence atGTTTGCGCCAACTCTCGCGATAACGAGAGCGCTGAACACGAAAGTCTCATGGGCATTGCCTCGTACCCTCGCCTTGTCCGCCCCAGTGCGGTGGTGTAGTAGTAAGGGCGGTAGCAGTAACGGCACAGAACATCGTGCGGGCGGCAGTGACACCGAAAACGCTTCCTCGGCGAGCGCATCGGCACCGAACCCCTCCACGGTGGGGACGACTGCACCCAAGCGTCGAGTACAGATCGCGGTGGTGGGCAGCGGGCCCAGCGGCTGTTTTGTCGCCAGTTACCTTGTCAAGAAGCACCGAGAGCTGCACGTGGACATCTTCGAGCGACTTCCCGTTCCCTTTGGCCTGTGCCGCTACGGGGTGTCACCGGACCACCCGGAGATAAGAAAtgtggagaagcagatgATGGAACTCTTCCAGGGTGGACGCGTTACGTGGGTCGGGAACGTGTCCATTGGGAAGGAGATCCCACTGCAGGCGTTGCTGGCGCACtacgcggcggtggtgttcGCGACCGGGGCGGACGGATCGAAGAAGCTTGGCCTCCCAGGCGAGGACCTCGGCGGGGTCATCTCCGCCCGAAGCTTTGTGGAGTACTACAACACCCTCCCGTTTCCCTATGGCTCGCCGCACTTCTGCCCCTTCGATCTCGAACGCACGAAGCGCGCGGTTGTCATCGGGAACGGCAACGTGGCCATGGACGTGGTGCGGGTGCTCGGTGGGTCGTACAGGTACTTCTCTACAACCGATATGAACTGCATGTGCATTAAGGAACTCATGAAGAATCAAGTCGAGCACATCAGCGTGGTGGCACGCCGCGGCGTCGAGCactccgccttcgccaccgccgagtTCCGCGAGCTCACCAAGTATCAGAAAGACCGTGTGAAAGTGGAGGTGGACTACTTCGACCTCaacgcggcagtggcggcgatgCCGGTCGGCAAGGTCATGCGTGCGCACAAGCGCATGATGGAGTTCGTGCATCAGCACGTGCTAACGAGCGAAGAAACAGCCgccgaggcggtgcagctaGCGACGGATGCGCAGGGCGTGCCACTACCATGCGCCGTGGCAGCAAGCACTGCCCCCTCACCTGCAGAGCCGTCTGCGACAGCCACAGCGTTGGAATGCGGAATGGGTCGCCCGCAGCGCGAAAACCGCGGACCGTGCCGCCTGCGGTTTCGGTTCAACCTCACGCCGGTCGCCATCCTGCCCAGCCGCCACCACAAGAACTACGTTGGTGGGGTTCTATTCAAGAAGACGCACGCCGAGGCACCGagcaaggcagcagcagacgcagacgGGTACTGCGTCGTGCCGTGCGACCTCGTCATGACCTCCATCGGCTACCGCTCTGACAGCATCGCCGACGTTCCCTTCGACCACCGCACCGGTGTCATCGACAACGAGAAGGGTCGCGTAAAAGGCATGCCGCGTGTGTACTGCGCCGGCTGGGCTAAGAACGGTGCCAAGGGCATCATCCTCCACTCCGTCGTCGATGCCCAAGAGACGGCAGCGACTATCCTGGCGGACATGGAGGCAGGCGTCATCCCAACGGAGCCGACGGCGCAACCCGGGGAAGCCGAgggagccgcagcagcggtcagATCCTCGTCAGCAGACGCGGCCGATGCGGAGCCAGTGGTGGTGCTATCCTTTGGAAGCGGCAACTCCACGTCGCACCGACAggcggctggcgctgccgccaccacgatgCTCGGCAAGTATGGTCTCGTCGACTACTTTGTCACCAAAAAGCTGCAGCCAGTGTCCATTGCGGGCCTGCAGCGCATATTAAACGTGGAGCACCAACGCGGTGTGGACCTCGGCAAGAAGGCTGAGAAGATCGGCACGGTGCGCGACATGCTCGACGTGGCCCTCGGTGGTGATGTAGGCAAAAAGGCTGACGAGCGCATTCGTGGCATCACACCTGTCCGTTCTGATGCGATGCTGTACctgaaggagctgctggacgaCGATACGGACCTGGCGGCGTTTGCTCGCCAGGTTGCGCGAGACGTACCACACAAGCTATCCCAGCAGCACCCGCTCGGGCGCATCGCACCGAACCAGCTGTAG
- a CDS encoding hypothetical protein (TriTrypDB/GeneDB-style sysID: LpmP.21.0460) → MNNYPTAMSEQQSLAPETAFTVASTFLAYYYSEFVKLNELARMSDLYDERSYMTLVDFRDEVPVVAHGRNAVANLLAKLDSTLGQRKVEIITVDTVALPHNCVQVICQGVMYLREYRRVFLHVFMLEPTAYRTKTYHIASDYLRFVDSEKEVIPEGAVVIAADQVAAYLEESRRHIEEEQRRQLLEFQQRIRLQQQQLMQQQQQKAAATMSIPAPTSRQNRPVASASRDQPHTQEQQQQQQRPARPARGENQRELYGERKPRESRGERKPRELREPRGERKPREGEEKNAAVSPPRSVGEGKRGGERGNRKPAPAPSAAKGTPAASPAPAAERKPRRESGPTAAIIMLRVPKKIKLSDIKAELVSQGFSEPKDLFWCGRDSAHAVMKFSAVEKATELFAKMLFTIQGETLKMDYYHE, encoded by the coding sequence ATGAACAACTACCCCACCGCCATGTCTGAGCAGCAGAGCCTCGCACCAGAGACGGCCTTCACGGTCGCCTCCACATTCCTTGCGTACTACTACAGCGAGTTCGTGAAACTGAACGAGCTGGCGCGCATGTCAGACCTGTACGACGAGCGGTCCTACATGACGCTAGTGGACTTCCGTGACGAGgtgccggtggtggcgcacgGCCGCAACGCTGTGGCGAACCTGCTGGCGAAGCTTGACAGCACGCTCGGGCAGCGCAAAGTTGAGATCATCACCGTGGACACCGTTGCCCTGCCGCACAACTGCGTTCAGGTCATATGTCAGGGTGTTATGTACCTGCGTGAATACCGTCGTGTGTTCCTGCACGTCTTCATGCTGGAGCCAACGGCGTACCGCACCAAGACATATCACATCGCCTCCGACTACCTACGCTTCGTGGACTCGGAGAAGGAGGTCATTCCCGAAGGGGCTGTGGTGATCGCGGCCGACCAGGTCGCCGCCTACCTCGAGGAGAGCCGCCGCCATatagaggaggagcagcgccgccagctcctggagttccagcagcgcatccgcctgcagcaacaacagctgatgcaacagcaacagcagaaggCTGCCGCCACAATGAGTATTCCTGCGCCTACATCTCGCCAAAATCGCCCAGTTGCTTCGGCCTCGCGCGATCAGCCCCACAcccaagagcagcagcagcagcagcagcgccctgCTCGCCCCGCCCGCGGAGAGAACCAGCGTGAGTTGTACGGTGAGCGCAAGCCGCGCGAGAGCCGCGGCGAGCGCAAGCCTCGTGAGCTTCGTGAGCCTCGCGGGGAGCGCAAGCCGCgcgagggggaagagaagaacgcTGCTGTGTCACCGCCTCGCTCGGTCggtgaggggaagaggggtggtgAGCGCGGCAACCGGAAGCCCGCCCCTGCTCCAAGTGCTGCGAAAGGCACACCTGCCGCTTCCCCGGCCCCCGCCGCGGAGCGGAAGCCGCGCCGCGAGTCGGGCCCGACGGCTGCCATCATCATGCTTCGTGTGCCGAAGAAAATCAAGCTGTCGGACATCAAGGCGGAGCTGGTCTCGCAGGGCTTTTCTGAGCCGAAGGACCTTTTCTGGTGCGGCCGCGACAGTGCCCACGCGGTGATGAAGTTCTCcgcggtggagaaggcgacggAGCTCTTTGCAAAAATGCTCTTCACAATTCAAGGCGAGACGCTGAAGATGGACTACTACCACGAGTAG
- a CDS encoding ubiquitin-conjugating enzyme-like protein (TriTrypDB/GeneDB-style sysID: LpmP.21.0470), with amino-acid sequence MPIVPSTVVASGGEVIGREGDPSVRRANAKKLGAGYTRKKRLLECCYLSASTFLWCNNVISCGRYFVFASDANVMQLLWMPLFIIAAMTLADLVSGLAHWGLDTWGTPDTPIFGSFIRSFREHHVSQSAMCRHDFIETNADTTLPLLPLLLLQYSYVRSENHSGNGYVNNLHVRNIGAHVFFCTLFAFIAITNEIHKWAHQAKQPRIVRKAMDIGILLSPTAHRRHHNDPFDRTYCITTGWLNPLFDSTSFWRHLESLVSSITGEIPRANDQELLGK; translated from the coding sequence ATGCCGATTGTCCCATCAACTGTGGTGGCCTCGGGTGGTGAAGTGATTGGTCGCGAGGGCGATCCGTCGGTACGCAGGGCGAACGCGAAGAAGCTGGGGGCCGGCTACACCAGGAAGAAGCGCCTTCTCGAGTGCTGCTacctctccgcctccacatTCCTGTGGTGCAACAACGTGATCTCGTGCGGCCGCTACTTTGTCTTTGCGTCCGATGCGAACGTGATGCAGCTCTTGTGGATGCCGCTGTTCATCATTGCGGCCATGACGCTGGCAGACCTCGTCTCCGGCCTCGCCCACTGGGGCCTGGACACATGGGGCACCCCTGACACACCGATATTTGGCAGTTTTATCCGCAGCTTCCGCGAGCACCACGTTAGTCAGTCCGCCATGTGCAGGCACGACTTCATCGAAACAAATGCTGACacaacgctgccgctgctcccccTACTGCTGCTCCAGTACTCGTACGTGCGGTCCGAAAaccacagcggcaacggctATGTCAACAACCTGCATGTCCGCAACATCGGTGCGCATGTCTTCTTCTGCACCCTCTTCGCCTTTATAGCCATCACGAACGAAATCCACAAGTGGGCACACCAGGCGAAGCAGCCCCGCATCGTGCGCAAGGCGATGGACATTGGCATTCTCCTCTCCCCGACTGCTCACCGCAGGCATCACAACGACCCCTTCGACCGCACCTACTGCATCACAACGGGGTGGCTGAACCCTCTGTTTGACTCCACGAGCTTCTGGCGCCACCTGGAGTCTCTGGTGTCCTCCATCACAGGCGAGATCCCGCGCGCAAATGACCAGGAGCTTCTGGGGAAGTAA
- a CDS encoding hypothetical protein (TriTrypDB/GeneDB-style sysID: LpmP.21.0490), producing the protein MAEGSKVQVVCTPYTAIVEEYTLFLKAHQIAAQALSSANAIVGSRLSSARKFTRDVNGVPRYPSPAMYSTEENENRNGVDAPTRMEVLELPASLLCAWLRHTEAIAENKDADVDEDTGDVATRLQSREETWLSVQPALEYASPTYGPVHAVTWLQWEEIKALHNSEQPHQKPPARSMRPCILVQLVLLWFHNGQMYRLTPAELVNVESKALTARSPPPPPGTASTGPSVSTPSTSLSTRYVTLEYPPGALWPHRIPVPIAEPLLTRQELIELVRATANIRRHHPLRVAYRVWPQAIPPTAAVPAAARSWSSSSAGVSCAAVRVVVAAPTTRAPPLRALESDAAMAEFVRDILTYGCTAVQVVAVRSVRASLEDTNRRRLEAVGSGLSVALQQSYRVEHNTRTVEEKRAVVATNNARSSDAERGITRKDSATQHGSVASVRCAAGVASPSLMAATAERQSDFHTVMPLAIERANEEVEAENSEVFTCAVYQEDASDELVCAAPAEVGKMAALAEKVSGTSCLGSGGDAALSPSLQSNQLLPQGPPSFQDRDLGASGEDGPQFLPRDALLHSLYEVRTSNNTPPGAAALQVTHGRHLSDEDEFGETWRNAERYAEYVSGEEMGGGVDSQLRSQPQQPESQHRTLQRTRVNDNVQCKTPVEDVKKGEPTTPVRKGSPAQHVEKLIAEDSRSDHRVSHPPHVLYPASSPLTSSADSGDIAAGAAKGATTDNFTTPSPPPCAKSSCSVTATQQQQHTTTSSFGSAATPDPATTVFVHYEVDPTIVCVSGPVLQAVLQHLQEVIFQRCCAHLCQDLDAPRPRFHAAHHHHHTGSTPTTKAATNSIDCFSSAVAASSGAATVVGFSNGDRTIRASGLPAVPCAEYILPLYQYTFTRVEEDALERCIAEIMAVYQGLEQLPAKEAEEWIHGTSSPFPLRS; encoded by the coding sequence atggCGGAGGGATCgaaggtgcaggtggtgTGTACCCCGTACACTGCCATCGTCGAAGAATACACTCTTTTCCTCAAGGCGCACCAAATCGCTGCGCAGGCGTTGTCCAGTGCCAACGCCATCGTAGGAAGCCGTCTCTCATCAGCGCGCAAGTTCACTAGAGACGTCAACGGTGTGCCTCGTTACCCATCACCAGCGATGTACAGCACCGAAGAAAATGAGAACAGGAATGGGGTGGACGCCCCAACACGCATGGAAGTACTGGAGCTGCCAGCGTCACTGTTATGCGCATGGCTTCGGCACACTGAGGCCATAGCAGAAAACAAGGACGCCGACGTGGACGAAGACACGGGCGATGTGGCGACCCGGCTTCAGTCGAGGGAGGAGACGTGGCTCTCGGTGCAGCCAGCGCTCGAGTACGCATCCCCTACCTATGGGCCCGTCCACGCGGTCACCTGGCTGCAGTGGGAGGAAATCAAGGCGCTCCACAATTCcgagcagccgcaccagAAGCCGCCCGCAAGAAGTATGCGGCCGTGCATCCTCGTGCagttggtgctgctgtggttcCATAACGGTCAGATGTATCGGCTGACACCGGCAGAGTTGGTAAATGTAGAGAGCAAGGCGCTCACTGCAcggtcaccgccgccgccaccgggcACCGCATCGACAGGACCGTCAGTATCGACGCCCTCCACGTCACTCTCCACGCGCTACGTGACGCTGGAATACCCGCCTGGTGCCCTGTGGCCCCACCGTATTCCCGTGCCGATcgcagagccgctgctgaccCGCCAAGAGCTGATCGAGCTGGTGCGGGCAACGGCCAACATACGTCGGCACCATCCGCTGCGTGTAGCGTACCGAGTTTGGCCACAGGCCATTCcgcccacagcagcagtgccggcagcggcgcggtcCTGGTCTAgtagcagcgccggcgtctCCTGTGCCGCAGTGCGGGTTGTCGTGGCCGCGCCGACCACGCGTGCGCCTCCCCTGCGCGCGCTGGAAAGCGACGCAGCGATGGCGGAGTTCGTTCGCGATATTCTGACTTACGGCTGCACGGCCGTACaagtggtggcggtgcgcagtGTCCGCGCTTCGTTAGAGGACACAAATCGAAGACGGCTCGAGGCGGTCGGCAGCGGTCTGTCAGTAGCACTGCAGCAGTCCTACCGTGTTGAGCACAACACGCGaacggtggaggagaagcgggcTGTGGTTGCCACAAACAACGcgcgcagcagtgatgcCGAGCGCGGCATCACGCGAAAGGACAGCGCCACTCAGCATGGGAGTGTCGCCTCCgtgcggtgcgcagcaggagtCGCCTCTCCGTCACTAatggcggcaacggcggaaAGGCAGAGCGACTTTCACACAGTGATGCCGCTGGCCATTGAGAGAGCAAATGAGGAAGTGGAGGCTGAGAACAGCGAGGTGTTCACCTGCGCCGTCTACCAGGAAGACGCTTCGGACGAGCTCGTCTGTGCCGCGCCTGCAGAGGTGGGGAAAATGgcggcactggcagagaAGGTTAGCGGCACGAGCTGTCTgggaagcggcggcgacgccgcccTCTCGCCGTCTCTACAGAGCAATCAGTTGCTTCCGCAGGGGCCGCCCTCATTCCAGGACAGGGATTTGGGCGCCTCTGGGGAAGACGGTCCTCAGTTCTTACCGCGAGACGCGCTACTACACTCTCTCTATGAGGTGAGGACGAGCAACAACACCCCTCCTGGTGCAGCGGCTCTGCAAGTCACCCATGGTCGCCACCTCAGCGATGAAGACGAATTCGGTGAGACATGGCGCAACGCCGAGCGGTACGCCGAGTACGTTTCAGGCGAGGAAATGGGGGGTGGCGTTGATTCACAATTGCGGAgccaaccgcagcagcctgAGTCGCAACACcggacgctgcagcgcactcgTGTGAACGACAACGTGCAGTGCAAAACGCCTGTGGAGGACGTGAAAAAGGGAGAGCCGACGACGCCGGTGCGGAAGGGGTCGCCGGCGCAGCATGTGGAGAAGCTCATAGCTGAAGACTCGAGGAGCGACCATCGGGTTTCACACCCACCGCATGTACTTTACCCTGCGTCATCACCGCTCACGTCGTCTGCCGATTCAGGTGACATCGCTGCAGGGGCTGCGAAGGGGGCGACCACAGACAACTTTACTACGCCTTCCCCGCCACCGTGCGCGAAGTCGTCGTGCTCTGTCACCGctacgcagcagcagcagcacaccaccacaagcagcttcggcagcgccgcaacGCCAGATCCTGCGACTACGGTGTTCGTGCACTACGAAGTGGACCCCACTatcgtgtgtgtctccggcccggtgctgcaggcggtgctgcagcaccttcaggAAGTCATCTTccagcgatgctgcgccCACCTCTGCCAAGACCTGGACGCGCCGCGCCCTCGCTTTCACGccgcccaccaccatcaccacaccGGTAGCACACCAACCACCAAGGCAGCCACTAACTCCATCGACTGTTTCTCGAGCGCTGTAGCAGCCTCCAGCGGAgccgcgacggtggtggggtTCAGCAACGGCGACCGCACTATCAGAGCCTCCGGCCTCCCAGCCGTGCCCTGCGCAGAGTATATTCTGCCGCTCTACCAGTATACATTCACCCGAGTCGAAGAGGACGCCCTGGAGCGCTGCATTGCGGAGATTATGGCAGTCTACCAAGGGCTCGAGCAGCTAccggcgaaggaggcggaggagtggATACATGGCACATCaagccccttcccccttaGGAGCTAA